Proteins encoded in a region of the Acidobacteriota bacterium genome:
- the ltaE gene encoding low-specificity L-threonine aldolase, with amino-acid sequence MIDLRSDTVTKPTDAMRRAMAAAEVGDDVYGEDPTVNRLQERAAEIFEKEAALFVPTGSMGNQIAVKLHTRPGDEVIIEERGHIFNYEMGTPAIASGVMMRPVKSRDGSGHLTWDEIASALHIDQPYYSCPTGLICLENTHNFAGGSVMTAEHCAEICEKAHALGLPVHMDGARIFNAAAALDTSVAELTRHCDSVQFCLSKGLGAPVGSMLVGSTDFIKEARVWRKRFGGGMRQAGILGAAGLIALEESPKRLYEDHANARRLAEGISQLPGTSIVVERVVTNIVIFDIAGTGKTSAEICSELKDNGILAIGFGNAIRMVTHCDVSSEQIDVAVASLGSILAG; translated from the coding sequence ATGATCGACCTAAGAAGCGATACAGTGACAAAGCCGACCGATGCGATGCGGCGGGCGATGGCGGCGGCCGAAGTTGGCGACGATGTTTATGGCGAGGACCCGACGGTCAATCGCCTGCAGGAGCGAGCGGCTGAGATCTTCGAAAAAGAGGCGGCTCTTTTTGTGCCGACCGGTTCGATGGGCAACCAGATCGCGGTCAAGCTCCATACCCGGCCCGGCGACGAGGTCATCATCGAAGAACGCGGTCACATCTTTAATTATGAGATGGGCACGCCAGCGATCGCCTCGGGGGTGATGATGCGGCCCGTAAAGAGCCGCGATGGCAGCGGCCATCTGACCTGGGATGAGATCGCTTCGGCATTGCACATCGACCAGCCGTATTATTCCTGCCCGACCGGCCTGATCTGCCTTGAGAACACGCACAACTTCGCTGGCGGAAGCGTAATGACCGCCGAGCATTGCGCCGAGATCTGTGAAAAGGCACATGCACTCGGGCTGCCGGTTCATATGGACGGGGCACGTATTTTCAATGCGGCTGCTGCACTTGATACGTCCGTCGCCGAGCTCACACGCCACTGCGACTCTGTTCAATTCTGCCTTTCAAAAGGGCTAGGAGCACCGGTCGGATCGATGCTTGTAGGGTCGACGGACTTTATCAAAGAAGCCCGCGTCTGGCGGAAGCGTTTCGGTGGTGGAATGCGGCAGGCCGGCATACTTGGCGCCGCCGGCTTGATCGCGCTTGAGGAATCGCCAAAGCGGCTTTACGAAGACCACGCCAACGCCCGCCGATTGGCCGAAGGCATATCGCAGCTGCCCGGCACCTCGATCGTCGTCGAAAGAGTTGTCACCAACATCGTTATCTTTGACATCGCCGGCACCGGCAAGACGTCCGCTGAGATCTGCTCCGAGCTCAAAGATAACGGCATACTCGCCATAGGCTTCGGCAACGCCATCCGAATGGTGACGCACTGCGACGTTTCGAGCGAGCAGATCGATGTCGCGGTCGCATCATTGGGTTCGATC
- the rpiB gene encoding ribose 5-phosphate isomerase B, producing the protein MTKRIAIGADHAGFEEKEKMKRTLDELGIEYDDLGTTSAESVDYPDFARRVAERVSSGEAEQGLLFCGSGTGMAISANKVKGVRAAVAWSPDIARLAREHNNANVLALPARFVSEDEATAIVKAWFAADFEGGRHERRVEKIEPDA; encoded by the coding sequence ATGACAAAGCGAATAGCCATCGGGGCCGACCACGCCGGGTTTGAGGAAAAAGAGAAGATGAAACGGACGCTCGATGAGCTTGGGATCGAGTATGACGACCTCGGCACAACCTCGGCCGAATCGGTCGATTATCCTGACTTTGCCCGCCGGGTCGCTGAACGCGTCTCGAGCGGCGAGGCCGAACAAGGCCTGCTATTCTGTGGCTCCGGCACCGGAATGGCGATCTCTGCGAATAAGGTGAAAGGCGTCCGCGCCGCCGTCGCCTGGTCGCCGGATATCGCCCGGCTCGCCCGCGAGCATAACAACGCGAACGTGCTTGCTCTGCCCGCTCGTTTCGTTTCAGAGGACGAGGCAACGGCCATCGTCAAGGCATGGTTCGCTGCCGATTTTGAAGGCGGCCGCCACGAACGCCGCGTCGAAAAGATCGAACCCGATGCTTAG
- a CDS encoding trypsin-like peptidase domain-containing protein translates to MRKRFLTIFITLAAAAAGLPALAYGQDLLPALVRRVKPSAVAIETFDQRGQIVSRGSGFFVAADRVVTNRHVIERSTRAEIQTVDGRKFRVRGVLAVDGEGDLAMLQVEIPAGVAVPLPVTRFVPQEGESIVVVGNPFGLEGSVSNGIVSAVREIAGYGRIIQITAPISPGSSGSPVVNMYGQVVGVATLQAAEGQSLNFAVPSERILQMRISEARSFANLTAETERNKRASAERFYSQGVVQLSRDEYARALPFFVNAAEADPSYAEAWYQAGYCYGVLGRHDEALRASRQAAKLRPDWAPAHVNIGVSSYAVGQFKEAAEAYRTAIRLNDTSPDTQFALGLSLGRLDQPEEEMLAYRRTLQLKPDHVGAIEKLGESYLKTKRWADAAAMFEQLKSYKPEAKTFNSLGEALYELEKLDDSLMAFNSAVGYDPDFDKARFNLGRTYVKMGDRGMAMVQYEILKNARSDWADRLYILINP, encoded by the coding sequence ATGCGAAAGCGTTTTCTCACCATCTTTATTACACTCGCTGCTGCGGCGGCCGGGTTGCCTGCGCTTGCTTATGGGCAGGACCTTTTGCCGGCACTTGTGCGGCGGGTCAAGCCCTCGGCGGTTGCGATCGAGACCTTTGACCAACGCGGGCAGATCGTCTCCCGCGGGAGCGGCTTCTTCGTTGCTGCGGACCGCGTTGTCACCAACCGGCACGTCATCGAGCGGTCAACGCGGGCGGAGATACAGACGGTTGACGGCCGCAAGTTTCGGGTCCGCGGCGTGCTTGCGGTCGATGGCGAAGGCGATCTTGCGATGCTGCAGGTAGAGATACCGGCGGGAGTTGCGGTGCCGCTGCCGGTGACGCGGTTTGTGCCGCAAGAGGGCGAATCGATCGTCGTTGTCGGCAATCCATTTGGGCTTGAGGGCTCGGTCTCAAACGGCATCGTCTCCGCGGTGCGTGAGATCGCCGGCTATGGCCGCATCATCCAGATAACGGCGCCGATCAGCCCGGGTTCGAGCGGTTCGCCGGTCGTGAATATGTATGGGCAGGTGGTCGGGGTCGCGACTTTGCAGGCCGCCGAGGGCCAGAGCCTAAACTTCGCGGTGCCGTCGGAGCGAATTCTCCAGATGCGGATTTCCGAGGCGCGCAGCTTTGCCAACCTGACCGCCGAGACCGAGCGGAACAAGCGTGCGTCGGCCGAACGCTTTTATTCGCAGGGGGTTGTGCAGCTCTCGCGGGATGAATATGCGCGTGCGTTGCCGTTCTTTGTTAATGCGGCCGAGGCCGATCCGAGCTATGCCGAGGCGTGGTATCAGGCCGGCTATTGCTATGGCGTGCTTGGGCGGCACGACGAAGCGCTTCGTGCCTCGCGGCAGGCGGCGAAGCTCCGGCCGGATTGGGCTCCGGCCCATGTAAACATTGGGGTTTCGAGCTATGCGGTCGGGCAATTTAAGGAAGCCGCCGAGGCTTACAGGACGGCGATCCGGCTTAACGACACAAGCCCCGATACGCAGTTCGCCCTGGGCTTAAGCCTTGGGCGGCTTGATCAGCCAGAAGAGGAAATGCTTGCCTATCGCCGGACGCTGCAGCTAAAGCCGGACCACGTTGGGGCGATCGAGAAGCTCGGCGAGTCCTATCTAAAGACAAAGCGTTGGGCGGATGCGGCGGCGATGTTTGAGCAGCTAAAGTCGTACAAGCCCGAGGCCAAGACCTTCAACTCGCTCGGCGAGGCGCTCTATGAACTCGAGAAGCTCGACGACAGCCTGATGGCCTTTAACAGCGCCGTTGGCTACGACCCCGATTTTGACAAGGCCCGCTTCAATCTCGGCCGCACCTATGTCAAAATGGGCGACCGCGGCATGGCCATGGTCCAATACGAAATACTCAAAAATGCCCGCTCCGACTGGGCCGATCGGCTGTACATTCTCATCAATCCGTAA
- the tnpA gene encoding IS200/IS605 family transposase: MANTYSQIYLHFVFSTKNREPIIRPEIEERIWAYIGGVAKRHGIAPIQIGGTDDHVHALTGCPTTMAPSQVAKAIKGDSSYGIRREFPGMENFGWQDGYGVFSVSYSAVPAVVDYIKRQRERHAKRTFESEYRSLLEKHGIKYDERYLLD; this comes from the coding sequence ATGGCAAACACATATTCGCAGATATATTTGCATTTCGTATTTAGCACAAAGAATCGGGAGCCGATCATTCGCCCAGAGATCGAAGAGCGGATATGGGCATATATCGGCGGCGTTGCGAAGCGTCACGGTATAGCTCCGATCCAAATTGGCGGTACTGATGATCACGTGCACGCGCTTACGGGCTGCCCGACGACGATGGCGCCGAGCCAAGTCGCCAAGGCGATCAAGGGCGATTCGTCATACGGCATCCGTCGGGAGTTCCCGGGAATGGAAAATTTCGGCTGGCAAGATGGATACGGCGTGTTTTCCGTTTCGTATTCCGCCGTTCCGGCCGTGGTCGATTACATTAAACGGCAGCGCGAACGCCACGCAAAACGCACATTCGAGTCAGAGTATCGTTCGCTGCTGGAAAAACACGGCATCAAATACGACGAACGTTACCTTTTGGATTAA
- a CDS encoding DUF2075 domain-containing protein — MARFYYSNSVAEFLDDDAMRIFGLLTGEHGFQTLTPELKASWTAQIAILKSKLAGFTKGHLFFEFSIPRMGKRVDAILIFDDLVFVIEFKVGYEAYDRSAIDQVTDYALDLKNFHEGSHHVALIPILVVTNAPHRESVLKKHLDLTYDVVYANSTNLDSVLGFCLDAERGEPVDSEAWSRARYMPTPTIVEAAKALYAGHQVEEIARTDSDDVANLATTSDCIQEIIDEAYVSGHKSICFVTGVPGAGKTLAGLNIAIRNMETGQRHATYMSGNGPLVQVLREALSRDRWTRNRIEIEAANDPTNPGGEVEPLTLGQTHAWASTIVQAIHEFRSAQMGGDTSPAERVVIFDESQRAWTREKLRSYLGPTIESGFDKSEPQFLIGEMDRHEGFSTIVCLVGGGQEIHDGEAGIEEWFRAVREHFPKWKLFYSSAIEESNVYLSDTELKEWLRLNGHVRESLHLKMPIRSFRSDKVSDFVEAVLDANFNAARNLYSQLKKTGYPIALTREIDKAREWLRKVARGTDRIGLVASSGGGRLKAHGIFVKNKIKASDWFLKGKEDTRSSYFLEDVATEFDIQGLELDWIGVCWDGDLHFDDATWTPQNFSGSTWKNVNSEIEQLYLRNTYRVLLTRARQGMVIFVPFGDDSDTTRPHHFYDGTFNFLVDIGLEVI, encoded by the coding sequence GTGGCACGATTCTACTATTCAAACTCAGTGGCCGAGTTCCTCGATGACGATGCAATGCGCATCTTTGGATTGCTGACAGGAGAACATGGTTTCCAAACTCTGACACCAGAGCTTAAGGCATCATGGACGGCCCAGATTGCTATATTGAAATCAAAACTCGCAGGCTTTACGAAAGGGCATTTATTCTTCGAATTCTCTATTCCCCGAATGGGGAAGCGTGTCGACGCGATTCTAATTTTTGATGACCTCGTTTTTGTCATCGAGTTTAAGGTTGGTTATGAAGCTTATGATCGATCTGCCATCGACCAGGTCACCGACTACGCTCTTGACCTTAAAAATTTCCACGAGGGGAGTCATCACGTAGCTTTAATTCCGATACTCGTGGTAACCAACGCACCTCATCGCGAATCAGTTCTAAAGAAACATCTCGACCTCACATACGATGTCGTGTATGCAAATTCAACAAATCTAGACAGTGTCCTCGGTTTTTGCTTAGACGCTGAGCGGGGCGAGCCGGTGGATTCTGAAGCCTGGTCGCGTGCACGATACATGCCAACGCCCACGATAGTTGAGGCAGCCAAGGCTCTTTACGCTGGTCATCAGGTTGAGGAAATTGCACGTACGGATTCAGATGATGTTGCGAATCTCGCTACAACATCCGATTGCATTCAAGAAATTATTGATGAGGCATACGTTAGCGGCCACAAGTCAATATGTTTTGTAACAGGCGTACCAGGGGCTGGTAAAACACTTGCCGGGTTGAATATTGCAATTCGCAATATGGAAACGGGACAAAGGCACGCTACATACATGTCGGGAAATGGACCGCTGGTTCAGGTTCTCCGCGAAGCCTTGAGTCGAGATCGTTGGACGAGAAATCGAATAGAAATTGAGGCTGCAAATGATCCGACAAATCCTGGAGGGGAAGTTGAGCCGCTAACGCTTGGTCAAACTCACGCTTGGGCGTCAACAATCGTTCAGGCAATTCATGAGTTTCGGTCAGCTCAGATGGGCGGCGACACATCTCCTGCAGAACGTGTAGTGATTTTTGATGAATCGCAGCGTGCATGGACACGTGAGAAGCTACGGTCTTACCTTGGGCCGACTATCGAGTCCGGGTTTGATAAGTCCGAACCGCAATTCTTGATAGGTGAAATGGACCGGCATGAGGGCTTTAGCACGATCGTTTGTCTTGTAGGCGGTGGACAAGAGATCCACGATGGTGAAGCGGGTATAGAAGAGTGGTTTCGGGCAGTCAGGGAGCATTTTCCCAAGTGGAAGCTATTCTATTCATCAGCAATCGAAGAAAGTAACGTATATCTTAGCGACACAGAGCTCAAGGAATGGCTTAGGCTGAATGGTCATGTTCGGGAGTCGTTACATTTGAAAATGCCAATTCGGTCCTTCAGATCGGATAAGGTCTCAGATTTCGTCGAAGCTGTTCTTGACGCGAACTTCAATGCCGCTCGCAATCTTTATAGCCAATTGAAGAAGACAGGATATCCGATTGCTCTAACCCGAGAGATTGATAAGGCTAGAGAATGGCTTCGTAAAGTGGCTCGCGGAACTGACCGAATTGGTCTCGTTGCCTCGTCCGGAGGTGGACGTCTGAAGGCTCACGGAATTTTCGTTAAGAATAAGATAAAAGCATCTGACTGGTTCCTAAAGGGCAAGGAAGACACTAGATCATCTTACTTTCTCGAAGACGTGGCGACCGAGTTTGACATCCAGGGTTTAGAATTAGATTGGATAGGAGTTTGCTGGGATGGCGATTTGCACTTCGATGACGCGACATGGACACCGCAGAATTTCTCAGGAAGCACCTGGAAGAATGTGAACTCCGAAATCGAACAACTATATCTAAGAAACACCTATAGGGTCTTACTTACGCGAGCTCGGCAAGGGATGGTTATTTTCGTCCCATTTGGGGATGATAGCGACACAACGCGTCCGCATCATTTCTACGATGGAACGTTCAACTTCTTAGTGGACATTGGACTTGAAGTCATTTAG
- a CDS encoding helix-turn-helix transcriptional regulator — MNKKLLKQFGDRIRSLRTARALTQEQLAELTGFHRTYIGMIERGERNISLANIGVFADTFSMSVAKLCEFEDNKREI, encoded by the coding sequence ATCAACAAAAAGCTGCTCAAACAGTTCGGCGACCGCATCCGCTCTCTCCGCACCGCCCGCGCCCTAACCCAAGAACAACTTGCCGAACTAACCGGCTTCCACCGCACCTACATCGGCATGATCGAACGCGGCGAACGCAACATCTCCCTAGCCAACATCGGAGTTTTCGCAGACACATTTTCCATGTCTGTAGCGAAGCTTTGTGAGTTCGAGGACAACAAGAGAGAAATCTAA
- the larB gene encoding nickel pincer cofactor biosynthesis protein LarB, with the protein MDKTEILKILASVRDGSLHEAAAAERIKHLSFEDIGYARVDHGRAARQGFPEVIFGLGKRPEQIAGIFERIVARSPNVLITRTTPEVFGLIRNIHTEAEWHEEARLIRVFRDRTDLGTGEITVCTAGTSDIPVAEEAALTAETMGNRVQRIWDAGVAGVHRILAERERLQASRVVIVCAGMEGALPSVVGGLVSVPVIAVPTSIGYGASFGGVTALLGMLNSCSSNVTVVNIDNGFGAGFTASLINRSQNSEARSQ; encoded by the coding sequence ATGGATAAAACAGAGATTCTAAAAATTTTAGCGTCGGTCCGCGATGGCAGTCTCCACGAAGCAGCCGCCGCCGAACGCATCAAGCATCTGTCGTTTGAAGACATCGGCTATGCCCGCGTTGATCATGGCCGGGCGGCGCGGCAGGGCTTTCCGGAGGTGATCTTCGGGCTCGGCAAGCGGCCGGAGCAGATCGCCGGCATCTTTGAGCGGATCGTCGCTCGCTCGCCGAACGTCCTCATCACCCGCACGACGCCCGAGGTCTTCGGGCTCATCCGCAACATCCACACCGAGGCCGAGTGGCACGAAGAGGCTCGGCTCATCCGCGTCTTCCGCGACCGCACCGACCTCGGCACCGGCGAGATCACCGTCTGCACCGCCGGCACCAGCGACATCCCTGTCGCCGAAGAGGCCGCGCTGACAGCCGAGACAATGGGCAACCGCGTCCAGCGCATATGGGACGCCGGAGTCGCCGGCGTTCACCGCATACTCGCCGAACGCGAACGGCTCCAGGCCTCGCGCGTCGTCATCGTCTGTGCCGGAATGGAAGGCGCTCTGCCGTCGGTCGTCGGCGGGCTGGTCAGCGTCCCGGTCATCGCCGTCCCGACCTCCATCGGCTACGGAGCCTCGTTCGGCGGCGTCACCGCCCTGCTCGGTATGCTCAATTCCTGCTCCTCGAACGTCACCGTCGTCAACATAGACAACGGCTTCGGCGCCGGCTTCACCGCCAGCCTCATTAATAGAAGTCAGAATTCAGAAGCCAGAAGCCAGTAG
- a CDS encoding UbiX family flavin prenyltransferase → MELTVGITGASGTIYAHKTLQLLAASGAVEQINLIMSGTAATVAQVEMGVNLKDPTVPKINEWLGLEPESRLIRFWRLDNLAAKPSSGSHKQAGMIIVPCSMGTIGAIASGAGANLIHRAADVCLKEGRKLVIVPRETPFNAIHLENMLRLSHAGARILPASPGFYHRPSSIDELVEHLCFRILDQFDIPHSKRSVWTGEEVES, encoded by the coding sequence ATGGAATTGACCGTCGGGATAACCGGTGCCTCGGGCACGATCTATGCACACAAGACGCTGCAGCTCTTGGCGGCGAGCGGCGCCGTGGAGCAGATAAACCTCATAATGTCCGGGACGGCGGCAACGGTCGCCCAGGTCGAGATGGGTGTAAATCTCAAGGATCCGACCGTGCCGAAGATAAACGAATGGCTCGGCCTTGAGCCGGAGTCGCGGCTGATACGCTTTTGGCGGCTCGATAATCTGGCGGCAAAGCCGTCGTCGGGTTCGCACAAGCAGGCGGGGATGATCATCGTTCCGTGCTCAATGGGAACCATCGGCGCCATCGCGAGCGGGGCGGGTGCGAACCTCATCCATCGCGCGGCGGACGTCTGCCTGAAAGAGGGCCGCAAGCTCGTCATCGTCCCGCGGGAAACGCCTTTCAACGCCATCCATCTCGAGAATATGCTGCGGCTCTCGCACGCCGGTGCCCGCATCCTTCCCGCAAGTCCGGGCTTCTATCACCGTCCGAGTTCGATAGACGAACTCGTCGAACATCTCTGCTTCCGGATACTCGATCAATTCGACATCCCGCATTCGAAGCGGTCGGTGTGGACGGGAGAGGAAGTGGAGAGTTAA
- a CDS encoding SH3 domain-containing protein, whose translation MMKAVAIFWVMVFAVAAAGQERFVRPVDEASQDASFLAFRTKLIAAAERKDLKYVMGVMDPKIQLSFGGHEGLKGFRELYTKEADFWKVFLPVIKNGGKWLRERGSPKIFSAPYSFSAFPDDLDGFEHNVIFGNNVNMRESPAMTGRVIERLSYNIVRITGSEPADTDKMAEWFRVETLGGKKGWVKSDFVRSPLDFRAGFEKKRGVWKMIYFISGD comes from the coding sequence ATGATGAAAGCTGTAGCGATATTTTGGGTGATGGTGTTTGCCGTGGCGGCAGCGGGGCAGGAGCGGTTCGTGCGGCCGGTCGATGAGGCCTCGCAGGATGCGTCGTTTCTAGCGTTTCGCACCAAGCTGATCGCGGCGGCCGAGCGGAAAGATCTGAAGTACGTAATGGGCGTGATGGACCCGAAGATCCAGCTCAGCTTTGGCGGGCATGAGGGGCTGAAGGGCTTTCGCGAGCTCTATACTAAGGAAGCCGACTTCTGGAAGGTATTTCTGCCGGTGATCAAGAACGGCGGAAAGTGGCTCCGCGAGCGGGGCTCGCCGAAGATCTTTTCCGCGCCGTACTCCTTCAGCGCTTTCCCGGATGACCTCGACGGCTTTGAGCACAACGTCATCTTTGGCAATAACGTCAACATGCGCGAATCTCCGGCCATGACCGGCCGCGTTATCGAGCGGCTTTCTTACAACATCGTCCGGATAACGGGCTCCGAACCGGCGGATACGGATAAGATGGCGGAGTGGTTTCGCGTTGAGACTCTCGGCGGGAAAAAGGGCTGGGTGAAGAGCGACTTTGTCCGCAGCCCGCTCGACTTTCGGGCCGGGTTTGAAAAGAAACGCGGCGTGTGGAAAATGATCTACTTCATCTCGGGGGATTGA
- a CDS encoding class I SAM-dependent methyltransferase, whose product MSDTVERFSNRVANYVKYRPGYPAEMMDFFREELGLAEGSVVADVGSGTGLSARPFLEAGCTVYGIEPNAAMRAAAEEFLAEFPGFKSTDGTSAATTLGDASCDLVIAAQAFHWFEPEATRAEFRRILKPGGYVALIWNERQLDTTEFLREYEKLLLKCGRDYAEVRHEQINEEVLGGFFRAEFGRATFANRQVFDLAGLRGRLLSSSYMPDETDPAFPLLEKELESLFAKHNESGRITVFYDTNVFYSRL is encoded by the coding sequence ATGTCGGATACGGTCGAGCGGTTCTCGAACCGCGTTGCAAATTACGTAAAGTACCGGCCCGGTTATCCGGCAGAGATGATGGACTTTTTCCGCGAGGAGTTGGGGCTTGCGGAAGGCAGCGTGGTCGCGGATGTCGGCTCGGGCACGGGGCTTTCGGCTCGGCCTTTTCTCGAAGCGGGCTGTACGGTTTACGGCATTGAGCCAAATGCGGCGATGCGAGCGGCGGCTGAGGAATTCTTGGCGGAGTTCCCCGGGTTCAAGAGCACCGACGGCACCTCGGCGGCGACGACGCTAGGCGATGCCTCGTGCGACCTTGTCATCGCGGCGCAGGCGTTTCATTGGTTCGAGCCCGAAGCGACGCGGGCGGAGTTTCGGCGGATATTGAAACCCGGCGGATATGTCGCGTTGATCTGGAACGAGCGGCAGCTTGATACGACCGAGTTTTTGCGGGAGTACGAAAAACTGCTGCTGAAATGCGGCCGCGACTACGCCGAGGTGCGGCACGAGCAGATCAATGAAGAGGTGCTCGGCGGCTTTTTCCGGGCGGAATTTGGACGGGCGACGTTTGCCAACCGGCAGGTTTTCGACCTAGCCGGGCTACGCGGCCGGCTGCTTTCGTCTTCATACATGCCGGACGAGACCGACCCGGCATTTCCGCTGCTCGAAAAAGAGCTCGAATCGCTGTTTGCCAAACACAACGAAAGCGGTAGAATAACAGTTTTCTACGACACGAATGTCTTTTACTCAAGGCTTTAA
- a CDS encoding ABC transporter substrate-binding protein: protein MSSQPEKSPETRTISVAHSPDSDDAFMFYGLATNKLETEGLKFEHVLKDIQTLNEDAKVGVYDVTAISFHAYAYVSDKYALLPHGASIGDKYGPIVVAKEPRDPSEIGKMKIAVPGELTSAYLALRLYNRDFEHIVVPFDKIIEAVQRGDADAGLLIHEGQLFYKQMGLDKVLDLGEWWYERTGLPLPMGGNAIRRDLGPDLMRRVSKHLHRSILYSMENREDALAYAMQFARDMSPELADRFVAMWVNDLTLDYGERGREGVRRLLTEGVEAGIIPHNVDIEFVD, encoded by the coding sequence ATGAGTTCACAACCCGAAAAATCTCCCGAAACCAGGACCATCAGCGTTGCTCACTCGCCCGATTCGGACGATGCATTTATGTTCTACGGCCTGGCGACCAACAAGCTTGAGACCGAAGGGCTCAAGTTTGAGCATGTCCTTAAGGACATCCAGACGCTTAACGAGGACGCGAAGGTCGGCGTTTATGACGTAACGGCCATCTCGTTCCACGCCTACGCTTACGTTTCGGACAAGTACGCATTGCTGCCGCACGGTGCCAGCATCGGCGATAAATACGGCCCGATAGTAGTGGCAAAAGAGCCCCGCGACCCTTCGGAGATCGGTAAAATGAAGATCGCCGTTCCGGGCGAACTTACGAGTGCCTATCTCGCATTGCGGCTCTATAACCGCGATTTTGAGCACATAGTCGTGCCGTTTGACAAGATCATCGAGGCGGTCCAGCGGGGCGATGCCGACGCCGGTTTGCTGATTCACGAAGGCCAGCTTTTCTATAAGCAGATGGGGCTCGACAAGGTGCTCGACCTCGGTGAATGGTGGTACGAACGCACTGGCCTGCCGCTGCCGATGGGAGGCAACGCGATCCGCCGCGACCTCGGGCCGGACCTTATGCGCCGCGTCTCGAAGCACCTCCACCGCAGCATTCTTTACTCGATGGAGAACCGCGAAGACGCACTCGCCTATGCAATGCAGTTTGCCCGCGATATGTCGCCCGAACTTGCCGACCGCTTTGTCGCGATGTGGGTCAATGACCTGACGCTTGACTACGGCGAACGGGGCAGGGAAGGCGTCCGCCGCCTGCTCACCGAAGGCGTAGAAGCAGGCATAATCCCGCACAACGTCGATATCGAATTCGTTGATTAA